The following proteins are encoded in a genomic region of Variovorax paradoxus:
- the glnE gene encoding bifunctional [glutamate--ammonia ligase]-adenylyl-L-tyrosine phosphorylase/[glutamate--ammonia-ligase] adenylyltransferase codes for MTASIQRGSTETDISVNQLPATPPIAIEVAFSSYSRFVQRLRRRYAAELALLSPGAPRRESMSKAYGALRERGDSVGDALRIVRQLVMERLVTLDCDAQAPLAVVTTAVTELAEFALDIACREVCQELDAVHGAPLGPEGQRAQLWVVGMGKLGARELNVSSDIDLIYLYDLDGETRGDADGRGRLSNQEYFSRAVKRIYALVGDTTEHGFVFRVDLALRPNGNSGPSVVSLDALEEYFQVQGREWERFAWMKSRVVAPRDIVSQGLAQSLRATVLPFVFRRYLDYSVFDSLRTLHRQIREQSARRSAGRPERANDVKLSRGGIREIEFTVQLLQVVRGGQFPELRTRPTLDALQRLARAGLMPQETADALAAAYEFLRRVEHRIQYLDDQQTHVLPVADDDLRWIAQTMGYANCCPFLEQLDTHRELVAQEFDKLLGGEKPCSGKCNGKKAAAPADLADLLDDLPPVFAERIRNWCEQPRVLALREETRARLRQLVQRTGQWLKEPDGDGPGQTPRHVDAALRWVDWIEPLLRRESYLALLVERPAVQERLLRLLGAAKWPARYLMQHPGVIDELASGEMLSGRFVAAEFERELEARHASLSRTGEADEERLLNLLRHAHHAEVFRTLARDVDGRITVEQVADDLSALADTTLRVTARWCWPHVRNRHREVPQFAIIGYGKLGGKELGYGSDLDIVFVYDDDDERAGEVYAAYVRKLINWLTVKTREGDLFEIDTALRPNGNSGLLTTSFEAYEKYQLGRGSNTAWTWEHQAMTRARFVLGSAELGARFDEVRQAVIVSPRNREALKAEIIAMRDKVRGARPVKADRFDVKHSPGGMVDAEFAVQFLVLSSSGEHPDLIPNVGNIALLVRAEDAGLLPAGVGRHAAAAYRELRRVQHRARLNEEPTQVTPPALAAERDAMLALWKAVFG; via the coding sequence ATGACCGCCAGCATTCAGAGGGGTTCCACGGAAACCGATATCAGTGTGAACCAGTTGCCAGCCACGCCACCGATCGCGATCGAGGTCGCGTTTTCTTCCTATTCGCGCTTCGTCCAGCGCCTGCGCCGCAGGTATGCGGCCGAGCTTGCATTGCTTTCTCCCGGTGCGCCGCGGCGCGAGTCGATGTCGAAGGCTTACGGCGCATTGCGAGAACGCGGCGACAGCGTTGGCGACGCGCTGCGCATTGTGCGGCAGCTCGTGATGGAGCGGCTCGTCACGCTCGATTGCGATGCCCAGGCGCCGCTCGCCGTCGTCACCACCGCCGTGACCGAGCTCGCGGAGTTCGCGCTCGACATCGCCTGCCGCGAGGTCTGCCAGGAACTCGACGCGGTGCATGGCGCGCCGCTTGGCCCCGAAGGCCAGCGCGCGCAGCTCTGGGTGGTGGGCATGGGCAAGCTCGGCGCGCGCGAGCTCAACGTGTCGAGCGACATCGACCTGATCTACCTGTACGACCTGGACGGCGAAACCCGCGGCGATGCCGACGGCCGCGGCCGCCTCTCGAACCAGGAGTATTTCTCGCGCGCCGTGAAGCGCATCTACGCGCTGGTGGGCGACACCACCGAACACGGCTTCGTGTTCCGCGTCGACCTGGCATTGCGGCCGAACGGCAACTCCGGGCCGAGCGTGGTGTCGCTCGACGCGCTGGAAGAATATTTTCAGGTGCAAGGCCGCGAGTGGGAGCGCTTTGCCTGGATGAAGAGCCGGGTGGTGGCGCCGCGCGACATCGTGTCGCAAGGCCTTGCGCAGAGCCTGCGCGCCACGGTGCTGCCCTTCGTGTTCCGCCGCTACCTCGACTACAGCGTTTTCGATTCGCTGCGCACGCTGCACCGGCAGATTCGCGAGCAGTCGGCCCGGCGCAGCGCGGGTCGGCCCGAGCGCGCCAACGACGTCAAGCTCTCGCGCGGGGGCATTCGCGAAATCGAATTCACCGTGCAGCTGCTGCAGGTGGTGCGCGGCGGGCAGTTCCCCGAGCTGCGGACCCGGCCCACGCTCGACGCGCTGCAGCGCCTCGCGCGTGCCGGCCTGATGCCGCAGGAAACCGCCGACGCGCTGGCCGCGGCCTACGAATTCCTGCGCCGCGTGGAGCACCGCATCCAGTACCTGGACGACCAGCAGACCCATGTGCTGCCGGTGGCCGACGACGACCTGCGCTGGATCGCGCAGACCATGGGCTATGCCAACTGCTGCCCCTTTCTCGAACAGCTCGATACGCACCGGGAACTGGTCGCGCAAGAGTTCGACAAGCTGCTCGGCGGCGAGAAGCCCTGCAGTGGCAAGTGCAACGGCAAGAAGGCCGCGGCACCGGCCGACTTGGCCGATCTGCTCGACGACTTGCCTCCCGTGTTTGCCGAGCGCATTCGCAACTGGTGCGAGCAACCGCGCGTGCTGGCCTTGCGCGAGGAAACGCGGGCGCGGCTGCGCCAGCTCGTCCAGCGCACCGGGCAATGGCTCAAAGAGCCCGACGGCGACGGCCCCGGACAGACGCCGCGCCATGTGGATGCGGCGTTGCGCTGGGTCGACTGGATCGAGCCGCTGCTGCGGCGCGAGAGCTACCTGGCACTGCTCGTCGAACGGCCGGCGGTGCAGGAACGGCTGCTGCGGCTCCTGGGCGCCGCAAAATGGCCAGCGCGCTATCTGATGCAGCACCCGGGCGTGATCGACGAGCTCGCGAGCGGCGAAATGCTCTCGGGCCGCTTCGTGGCGGCCGAGTTCGAACGCGAGCTCGAAGCGCGCCACGCCTCGCTCAGCCGCACCGGCGAAGCCGACGAAGAGCGCCTGCTGAACCTGCTGCGCCACGCCCACCATGCCGAAGTGTTCCGCACGCTGGCGCGCGACGTGGACGGCCGCATCACGGTGGAGCAGGTGGCCGACGACCTGAGCGCGCTGGCCGACACCACGCTGCGGGTGACCGCCCGCTGGTGCTGGCCGCACGTGCGCAACCGCCATCGTGAGGTGCCTCAGTTCGCCATCATCGGCTACGGCAAGCTGGGCGGAAAAGAACTGGGCTACGGCAGCGACCTCGACATCGTGTTCGTCTACGACGATGACGACGAGCGTGCGGGCGAGGTGTATGCGGCCTATGTGCGCAAGCTGATCAACTGGCTGACCGTGAAGACGCGCGAGGGCGATCTGTTCGAGATCGACACCGCGCTGCGGCCGAACGGCAATTCGGGCCTGCTCACCACCAGCTTCGAAGCCTACGAGAAGTACCAGCTGGGACGCGGCAGCAACACGGCGTGGACCTGGGAGCACCAAGCCATGACGCGCGCGCGATTCGTGCTGGGGAGCGCCGAACTGGGTGCGCGCTTCGATGAGGTGCGCCAAGCCGTGATCGTGTCGCCGCGCAACCGCGAAGCGCTGAAGGCCGAAATCATCGCCATGCGCGACAAGGTACGCGGCGCCAGGCCGGTGAAGGCCGACCGCTTCGACGTCAAGCACAGCCCGGGCGGCATGGTGGATGCCGAGTTCGCGGTGCAATTCCTGGTGCTGTCGTCGTCGGGCGAGCACCCGGATCTCATTCCCAACGTCGGCAACATCGCATTGCTGGTGCGCGCGGAGGACGCCGGGCTGCTGCCCGCCGGGGTCGGCCGCCATGCCGCCGCGGCCTACCGCGAGTTGCGCCGCGTGCAGCACCGCGCGCGCCTCAATGAAGAGCCGACCCAGGTCACGCCGCCGGCCTTGGCTGCTGAGCGCGACGCCATGCTGGCCTTGTGGAAGGCCGTGTTTGGCTGA
- a CDS encoding YhdP family protein, translated as MNDTASPPSRLLKITAATARWLLGLLIAAWLLLALSVVVLHAWIVPRIGDYRGALEAQASKAIGVPVRIGSITARSEGLFPAFELRDVVLQDAQKREALRLVRVVASVSPRSLWRLNFEQLYIEGPQVDVRRDALGKLHVAGLHMSNDTTGETRAADWFFAQRELVVEGGTVRWTDEQRQAEPLLLTDVRFAARNAGRRHGLRLDATPPAGWGERFTLRGQFRQPLLSVRSGRWQAWDGQLYADLPYMDVTRLGRYVSIDARIREGSGALRLWADVKDGQIVGGAADLGLNRVDASLGRGLQPLVLRSVTGRLAGQLNEENLEFSTTALQFDTVDGMRWPGGNLWLQHSPARGRTPEHGALRADRLDLAALALIADRLPLGEATHRVLDAYAPRGLVERIDLNWQGSLGAPERYQAKGRVSGLRVASQPAPPAVAAAPKAGASATPRPHAGSPGLSGATIEFDATHTGGTAALALAQGTLEFPGVFEEPTIPIDRLAAQLQWKLDKGHAQLQVSKLRFANADAEGEAEASWRTSDPAVSAGQALYPGVLDLQGRLTRADGTRVFRYLPLEIPQHTRDYVRQAVTKGTASSVDFRVRGDLHDMPFMDPKQGEFRIVAKVADVNYAYVPPASALAASTASTASTASKAAATARPGTPAPVWPALTGVSGELVFERAGMLVRNARGRLAGAAGIEVTKAEAQIADMSHHAALLRVDAQAKGPLGELLHVGAPLAGETGEALSRARATGSADYRLHLELPLEAMDAAKVQASIELSGGNELQFVPEAPSFTQAKGTVSFTETGFALAGVQARLLGGDIRLEGRGRFAGANREVALKAQGTATAEGLRGAREAEWLGRLAAKATGSTPYAATFSMRDGAPEFSFTSTLQGLALQMPSPLVKTADEQMPLRIEKKVLQRETRAGVSVAVQDELSLELGRVGAAQYVRDISGVEARVLRGGIGIGLASGETASVPERGVLANVNIAKFDMPAWKALVGAAAAGATEGAGGGERPEDAAMGYLPTRIAVRAQELAIEGRTLHNVVLGGTRDGSLWRANIDATELSGYAEYSHSQAGRLYARLARLKIAPTEATQVETLLDEQPGTLPALDIVIDDFELLGKRLGRAEIDAVNRGGAGREWLLNKLSFTMPEASFAAKGTWAASSGATPGRSERRRTAMSFRLDIADAGDLLARFGMPGVLRRGSGRLEGDVNWRGSPFSLDYPSLGGQLQVNVGSGQFLKADPGLAKLLGVLSLQALPRRLTLDFRDVFSQGFAFDFIRGDARITNGVASTNNLQMKGVNAAALMDGSADIVRETQDLRVVVVPEINAGTAALVATAINPAIGLGTFLAQWVLSKPLAAAATQEFHIEGTWADPKIAKVPRSILPNSSSFPAAPAAAEGKKTETTQ; from the coding sequence ATGAACGACACGGCGTCTCCCCCTTCACGTCTGCTCAAGATCACCGCTGCGACGGCGCGCTGGCTGTTGGGTTTGCTGATCGCTGCATGGCTTCTGCTGGCACTGTCAGTGGTTGTCCTACACGCATGGATTGTGCCGCGAATCGGCGATTACCGCGGCGCCCTGGAAGCACAGGCTAGCAAGGCCATCGGCGTGCCGGTGCGCATCGGCTCGATCACCGCCCGTTCCGAGGGGCTATTCCCGGCCTTCGAACTGCGCGACGTGGTGCTGCAGGACGCGCAGAAGCGCGAGGCCCTGCGCCTCGTGCGCGTGGTGGCGAGCGTGTCGCCGCGCTCGCTGTGGCGCCTCAACTTCGAGCAGCTCTATATCGAGGGGCCGCAGGTCGACGTGCGGCGCGATGCGCTGGGCAAGCTGCACGTGGCCGGCCTGCACATGTCCAACGACACCACCGGAGAGACCCGCGCCGCCGACTGGTTTTTCGCTCAGCGCGAACTCGTGGTCGAAGGCGGCACCGTGCGCTGGACCGACGAGCAGCGCCAGGCCGAGCCGCTGTTGCTGACCGACGTGCGCTTCGCGGCGCGCAACGCCGGCCGGCGCCACGGCCTGCGGCTCGATGCCACGCCGCCGGCCGGCTGGGGCGAGCGCTTCACCCTGCGCGGCCAGTTCCGCCAGCCCCTGCTGTCGGTGCGCTCCGGCCGCTGGCAAGCCTGGGACGGCCAGCTCTACGCCGACCTGCCCTACATGGACGTCACGCGCCTGGGCCGCTATGTCTCCATCGATGCACGCATCCGCGAAGGCAGCGGCGCACTGCGCCTCTGGGCCGACGTGAAGGACGGCCAGATCGTCGGCGGCGCGGCCGACCTCGGGCTCAACCGCGTCGATGCGTCGCTGGGCCGCGGGCTGCAGCCCCTGGTGCTGCGCTCGGTCACCGGCCGTCTCGCGGGCCAGCTGAACGAAGAGAACCTCGAGTTCTCGACCACCGCCTTGCAGTTCGACACCGTGGACGGCATGCGCTGGCCCGGCGGCAACCTGTGGCTGCAGCACTCGCCTGCGCGCGGCCGCACGCCGGAGCATGGCGCCTTGCGTGCCGACCGGCTCGACCTGGCCGCACTGGCCCTGATTGCCGACCGCCTGCCGCTGGGGGAGGCCACGCACCGCGTGCTCGATGCCTATGCCCCGCGGGGGCTGGTCGAGCGCATCGACCTGAACTGGCAGGGTTCGCTGGGCGCGCCCGAGCGTTATCAGGCCAAGGGGCGGGTCAGCGGCCTGCGGGTCGCGTCGCAACCCGCTCCGCCCGCGGTGGCCGCCGCTCCCAAAGCCGGCGCCTCGGCCACCCCCCGACCCCACGCCGGCTCGCCCGGCCTGAGCGGCGCCACTATCGAGTTCGACGCCACGCACACCGGCGGCACCGCAGCATTGGCGCTGGCGCAGGGCACGCTCGAATTCCCGGGCGTGTTCGAGGAGCCCACCATTCCCATCGACCGGCTGGCGGCACAGCTCCAGTGGAAGCTCGACAAGGGCCATGCCCAGTTGCAGGTGTCCAAGCTGCGGTTCGCCAATGCCGATGCCGAAGGCGAGGCCGAAGCCAGCTGGCGCACCAGCGATCCCGCCGTGTCCGCCGGCCAGGCGCTCTACCCGGGCGTGCTCGACCTGCAGGGCCGGCTGACCCGCGCCGACGGCACGCGCGTGTTCCGCTACCTGCCGCTCGAAATTCCGCAGCACACGCGCGACTACGTGCGCCAGGCGGTCACCAAGGGCACGGCCAGCAGCGTGGACTTCCGCGTGCGCGGCGACCTGCACGACATGCCGTTCATGGATCCGAAGCAGGGCGAGTTCCGCATCGTCGCCAAGGTGGCGGACGTCAACTATGCCTACGTGCCGCCGGCCTCGGCCCTTGCGGCATCCACGGCTTCCACAGCGTCCACCGCCTCCAAAGCCGCCGCCACCGCTCGGCCCGGCACGCCCGCGCCGGTCTGGCCCGCCCTCACCGGCGTTTCGGGCGAGCTGGTGTTCGAGCGCGCCGGCATGCTGGTGCGCAATGCGCGCGGCCGGCTGGCCGGCGCGGCCGGCATCGAGGTGACCAAGGCCGAGGCGCAGATTGCCGACATGTCGCACCATGCCGCGCTGCTGCGCGTCGATGCCCAGGCCAAGGGGCCGCTCGGCGAGCTGCTGCACGTGGGTGCGCCGCTGGCCGGCGAAACCGGCGAGGCGCTGTCGCGGGCGCGCGCCACCGGCTCGGCCGACTACCGGCTGCATCTGGAACTGCCGCTCGAGGCGATGGATGCCGCCAAGGTGCAAGCCAGCATCGAACTCTCCGGCGGCAACGAACTGCAGTTCGTGCCAGAAGCCCCGTCTTTCACGCAGGCCAAGGGCACGGTCAGTTTTACCGAAACGGGCTTTGCGCTGGCCGGCGTCCAGGCCCGGCTGCTCGGTGGCGACATCCGTCTCGAAGGCCGAGGCCGCTTCGCCGGCGCCAACCGCGAGGTGGCCTTGAAGGCGCAAGGCACGGCCACGGCCGAGGGGCTGCGCGGTGCGCGCGAGGCCGAGTGGTTGGGCCGGCTCGCGGCCAAGGCCACCGGCAGCACGCCCTATGCGGCCACCTTCTCGATGCGCGACGGTGCACCCGAGTTCTCTTTCACCAGCACGCTGCAAGGCCTGGCCTTGCAAATGCCCTCGCCGCTCGTGAAGACGGCCGACGAGCAGATGCCGCTGCGCATCGAAAAGAAAGTGCTGCAGCGCGAAACTCGCGCAGGCGTTTCGGTGGCGGTGCAGGACGAACTTTCGCTCGAACTCGGCCGCGTCGGCGCGGCGCAGTATGTGCGCGACATCTCCGGCGTTGAAGCGCGCGTGCTGCGCGGCGGCATCGGCATCGGCCTGGCCTCAGGCGAAACCGCCAGCGTGCCCGAGAGGGGCGTGCTGGCCAATGTCAACATCGCCAAGTTCGACATGCCCGCATGGAAAGCCCTGGTCGGCGCCGCCGCGGCTGGGGCAACCGAGGGAGCGGGCGGTGGCGAGCGGCCCGAGGACGCGGCCATGGGCTACCTGCCCACACGCATCGCGGTGCGCGCACAGGAGTTGGCCATTGAAGGCCGCACGCTGCACAACGTGGTGCTCGGCGGCACGCGCGACGGTTCGCTCTGGCGCGCCAACATCGACGCCACCGAACTCAGTGGCTATGCCGAGTACAGCCACTCGCAGGCCGGTCGCCTCTATGCGCGGCTCGCGCGGCTCAAGATCGCGCCGACCGAGGCCACGCAGGTCGAAACGCTGCTCGACGAGCAACCCGGCACGCTGCCCGCGCTCGATATCGTCATCGACGACTTCGAGCTGCTGGGCAAGCGGCTCGGCCGCGCCGAAATCGATGCCGTCAACCGCGGCGGCGCGGGGCGCGAGTGGCTTCTCAACAAGCTGAGCTTCACCATGCCCGAGGCGAGCTTCGCGGCCAAGGGCACCTGGGCCGCGAGTTCCGGCGCCACGCCCGGACGCTCCGAGCGGCGCCGCACCGCCATGAGCTTCAGGCTCGACATCGCCGACGCCGGCGATCTGCTTGCGCGCTTCGGCATGCCCGGCGTCCTGCGGCGCGGCAGCGGACGGCTCGAGGGCGATGTCAACTGGCGCGGCTCGCCGTTCTCGCTCGACTACCCGAGCCTGGGCGGACAGCTGCAAGTCAATGTCGGATCGGGCCAGTTCCTCAAGGCCGATCCCGGACTCGCCAAGCTGCTCGGCGTGTTGAGCCTGCAGGCGCTGCCGCGCCGGCTCACACTCGACTTCCGCGACGTATTCAGCCAGGGTTTCGCTTTCGACTTCATTCGCGGCGACGCGAGAATCACCAACGGCGTGGCGAGCACCAACAACCTGCAGATGAAGGGCGTCAACGCCGCCGCGCTGATGGACGGCTCGGCCGACATCGTGCGCGAAACGCAAGACCTGCGCGTGGTGGTGGTGCCCGAAATCAATGCCGGTACGGCCGCGCTGGTGGCCACCGCCATCAACCCCGCCATCGGCCTGGGCACCTTCCTCGCGCAGTGGGTGCTGAGCAAGCCGCTCGCCGCCGCCGCCACGCAGGAGTTCCACATCGAAGGCACCTGGGCCGACCCCAAGATAGCCAAGGTGCCACGATCCATCCTGCCGAACAGCTCGAGCTTTCCCGCAGCGCCGGCTGCGGCGGAAGGCAAGAAAACGGAGACCACGCAATGA
- a CDS encoding carbon-nitrogen hydrolase family protein yields the protein MKVAAIQMVSAIAREANLARAHGLLAQAAAAGAELAVLPEYFCMMGARDTDKLGLRETAGAGTVQGFLADAAREFGLWIVGGTLPIESTDAEHVFNSSLCYSPDGQCVARYDKIHLFYFDNGTERYDERRVIAPGSAPVVFDLPSRDGHRWRVGMSVCYDLRFPELYRALAKQGADLLLVPSAFTRTTGAAHWEVLLRARAIENLAWVVAPAQGGTHENGRQTWGQSMVVDPWGTVVAQQASEEGVVLFDIDAGQTGRMRAQLPVLSHCVL from the coding sequence ATGAAAGTCGCAGCCATCCAGATGGTGTCGGCCATCGCCCGCGAAGCCAATCTTGCACGCGCCCACGGCCTGCTCGCGCAAGCCGCCGCGGCCGGCGCCGAGCTGGCGGTGCTGCCCGAGTATTTCTGCATGATGGGCGCGCGCGACACCGACAAGCTCGGCCTGCGCGAAACCGCCGGCGCCGGCACCGTGCAGGGCTTTCTTGCCGATGCGGCGCGCGAGTTCGGGCTGTGGATCGTCGGCGGCACGCTGCCCATCGAGAGCACCGATGCCGAGCACGTGTTCAACAGCTCGCTGTGCTATTCGCCGGACGGCCAATGCGTCGCCCGCTACGACAAGATCCACCTGTTCTATTTCGACAACGGCACCGAGCGCTACGACGAGCGCCGCGTGATCGCACCGGGCTCCGCGCCCGTGGTGTTCGACCTGCCCTCGCGCGACGGCCACCGCTGGCGCGTGGGCATGAGCGTTTGCTACGACCTGCGCTTTCCCGAGCTCTACCGGGCACTCGCCAAACAAGGCGCCGACCTGCTGCTGGTGCCCAGCGCCTTCACCCGCACCACGGGCGCCGCGCACTGGGAGGTGCTGCTGCGCGCGCGTGCCATCGAGAACCTGGCCTGGGTGGTGGCGCCCGCGCAAGGCGGCACGCACGAGAACGGCCGCCAGACCTGGGGCCAGTCGATGGTGGTCGACCCCTGGGGCACGGTGGTGGCGCAGCAGGCCAGCGAGGAAGGCGTGGTGCTGTTCGACATCGACGCAGGTCAGACGGGTCGCATGCGCGCCCAGCTACCCGTTCTCTCGCACTGCGTTCTCTAG
- a CDS encoding two-component system sensor histidine kinase NtrB: MQDVLTAASPRWALSAFARLRSLWQRWFLWLLLAVLVSALLVTVVWLAGRHEIEQVQATLDRDTADAVSDLRIGLQRNAQSLRATQASGLDRTHWPEAAATLLREHREWLRLEWRDTALRPLEAANTPFRMRLIDDESRGADQTDVALACTAARKLGAPAYSPSHFVPVLGGGGVEVMELCVPIDAGGFLVASYSLRDTLIELVGPTLTRGQEVAFTETDGTRLVALGTSRRTGTRVFTSQQLIDLPGAALMLRVDGWRAAPDLFPNVLTALVTAISIALVSVLVLLARDTRRRLRAERDLADALAFRKAMEDSVITGLRARDLQGRITYVNPAFCEMVGFSPEELMADSGESPEVPYWPTELAHEYQQRQVRRLAGGMPPREGFESVFMRKDGTRFPVLIFEAPLINAQRVQTGWMSAFIDVSEQRRIEELSRASQERLQASARLATVGEMASLLSHELTQPLAAIASYATGSLNMLGPNAKGEQAEVAMAVRRIAEQADRAGQVIRSVHDFVRRRDRTREAVAPQALIDAVLPLVRLQARKLGVSIEVVLEDSLPLAMCDRTLVEQVLLNLARNAMQAMDMPDNAGERVLRLRVARAVAVGGTGAEDARRWLEFSVADLGSGISEEVASRLFTPFFTTRADGMGLGLSLCRTVVEQHGGVLMFEPNRPRGTVFRFTLPAA; the protein is encoded by the coding sequence ATGCAGGATGTGCTGACCGCCGCATCGCCACGGTGGGCGCTGTCCGCGTTCGCACGCCTGCGCTCGCTGTGGCAGCGCTGGTTCCTGTGGCTGCTGCTGGCCGTGCTGGTGTCCGCGTTGCTGGTCACCGTGGTCTGGCTCGCCGGGCGGCACGAGATCGAGCAGGTCCAGGCGACACTCGACCGCGACACGGCCGACGCGGTGTCCGACCTTCGCATCGGCTTGCAGCGCAATGCCCAGAGCCTGCGTGCCACGCAGGCTTCGGGGCTCGACCGCACGCACTGGCCCGAAGCCGCGGCGACGCTGCTGCGCGAGCATCGCGAGTGGCTGCGACTCGAGTGGCGCGACACCGCGCTGCGTCCGCTCGAAGCGGCGAACACGCCCTTCCGCATGCGCTTGATCGACGACGAGAGCCGCGGCGCCGACCAGACCGACGTGGCGCTGGCCTGCACCGCGGCGCGCAAGCTCGGCGCGCCCGCGTATTCGCCGAGCCACTTCGTGCCGGTGCTCGGCGGAGGCGGCGTCGAAGTGATGGAGCTCTGCGTGCCCATCGACGCGGGTGGCTTCCTCGTGGCGAGCTACTCGCTGCGCGACACGCTCATCGAACTGGTCGGCCCCACGCTCACGCGCGGCCAGGAGGTGGCATTCACCGAAACCGACGGCACGCGGCTGGTGGCGCTCGGCACCTCGCGCCGCACGGGAACGCGCGTCTTCACCTCGCAGCAGCTCATCGACCTGCCCGGTGCCGCGCTGATGCTGCGCGTGGACGGCTGGCGCGCCGCGCCCGATCTTTTTCCGAACGTGCTCACGGCGCTGGTCACCGCCATCTCGATCGCGCTGGTGTCGGTGCTGGTACTGCTGGCGCGCGACACGCGCCGCCGGCTGCGCGCCGAGCGCGACCTGGCCGATGCGCTCGCCTTCCGCAAGGCGATGGAAGACTCGGTCATCACAGGCCTGCGCGCGCGCGACCTGCAGGGCCGCATCACCTACGTCAATCCGGCGTTCTGCGAAATGGTCGGCTTCAGCCCCGAAGAGCTCATGGCCGACAGCGGCGAATCGCCCGAGGTGCCCTACTGGCCCACCGAACTGGCGCACGAATACCAGCAGCGGCAGGTGCGGCGCCTGGCCGGCGGCATGCCGCCGCGCGAGGGCTTCGAGTCGGTCTTCATGCGCAAGGACGGCACGCGTTTTCCGGTGCTCATTTTCGAAGCCCCGCTGATCAACGCGCAGCGCGTGCAGACCGGCTGGATGAGCGCCTTCATCGACGTCAGCGAGCAGCGCCGCATCGAAGAGCTCTCGCGCGCCAGCCAGGAGCGCCTGCAGGCCAGCGCGCGGCTTGCCACGGTGGGCGAAATGGCTTCGCTGCTGAGCCACGAACTCACGCAGCCGCTGGCCGCCATTGCCAGCTATGCCACCGGTTCGCTCAACATGCTCGGCCCGAATGCGAAGGGCGAGCAGGCCGAAGTGGCCATGGCGGTGCGGCGCATTGCCGAGCAGGCCGACCGCGCCGGCCAGGTGATTCGCAGCGTGCATGACTTCGTGCGCCGGCGCGACCGCACGCGCGAGGCGGTGGCGCCGCAGGCGCTGATCGACGCGGTGCTGCCGCTGGTGCGGCTGCAAGCGCGCAAGCTCGGCGTGAGCATCGAAGTGGTGCTCGAAGACAGCCTGCCGCTGGCCATGTGCGACCGCACGCTCGTCGAGCAGGTGCTGCTCAATCTGGCACGCAATGCCATGCAGGCCATGGACATGCCGGACAATGCCGGAGAACGGGTGCTGCGGCTGCGCGTGGCGCGCGCCGTCGCGGTGGGCGGCACCGGCGCGGAGGACGCGCGGCGCTGGCTCGAGTTTTCGGTGGCCGACCTCGGCAGCGGCATCAGCGAAGAGGTGGCGAGCCGCCTCTTCACGCCCTTCTTCACCACGCGCGCCGATGGCATGGGGCTTGGCCTCAGCCTGTGCCGCACCGTGGTGGAGCAGCACGGCGGCGTGTTGATGTTCGAGCCCAACCGGCCTCGGGGCACGGTGTTCCGCTTTACCTTGCCGGCGGCATGA
- a CDS encoding response regulator transcription factor, producing the protein MQPLIDGLIFIVDDDASVREALAWLLRSRRLESEHFASAEAFEQRLAEGPLPEQPLCLLLDVRMPGTSGLVLFDRLAERGLLEAMPVIFLTGHADVPTAVDAVKRGAFDFCEKPFSDNALVDRIEQALGASLRALEVLRVRRSLAGRIAELTDRERDVMRLVVEGLPNKLIADQLAISVRTVEVHRARVFEKMDVKSAVELANRLREL; encoded by the coding sequence ATGCAACCGTTGATCGATGGGCTCATCTTCATCGTGGACGACGACGCCAGCGTGCGCGAGGCATTGGCCTGGCTGCTGCGCTCGCGCCGCCTCGAAAGCGAGCACTTTGCAAGCGCCGAGGCTTTCGAGCAGCGGCTGGCCGAGGGGCCGCTGCCGGAGCAGCCGCTGTGCCTCTTGCTGGATGTGCGGATGCCCGGCACCAGCGGCCTGGTGCTGTTCGACCGGCTCGCGGAGCGTGGCCTGCTGGAGGCCATGCCGGTGATCTTTCTCACCGGCCACGCCGATGTGCCCACCGCTGTCGATGCGGTGAAACGGGGTGCTTTCGATTTTTGCGAGAAGCCGTTTTCGGACAACGCACTGGTCGACCGCATCGAGCAGGCGCTGGGCGCTTCGCTTCGGGCGCTCGAAGTGCTGCGCGTGCGGCGCAGCCTGGCCGGCCGCATCGCCGAACTGACCGACCGCGAGCGCGATGTGATGCGGCTCGTGGTCGAAGGATTGCCGAACAAGCTGATTGCCGACCAGCTGGCCATCAGCGTGCGCACGGTGGAGGTCCACCGCGCGCGCGTGTTCGAGAAGATGGATGTGAAATCAGCGGTCGAGCTCGCCAACCGCTTGAGAGAGCTCTAG